The sequence TTCGAACACGCGGCCAAATCGCTCGAGCCACCGACACCACCCTCAAGAGACGTAGCCGCCGTTGACACGTATGACCTGGCCGTTGGTCCACTCGGCGGCGTCGGTGCAGAGGAAGCCGACCATGGCGGCGATGTCGCCGGGATCGCCGAGCCGCCCCGTCGGGTTGGCATCCACGGTGCGCTTCACCCACGCCTCGTCCTTGCCGGCGAAGAACATGTCCGTCGCCACGGGGCCCGGCGCGACGCAGTTCGCCGTGATGCCGGTGCCCTTGAGCTCCTTCGCCATGGTCCGCAccatcgcctccaccgccgccttggACGCCGTGTACGCCGAGTAGCCAGGCGGCAGCGACGCGACCACCGACGAGGTGATGGCCACGATGCGGCCGCCGCGGGGGAGGCGGTTCGCCGCCTCGCGGAGGCAGAGGAACGCGCCGCGCAGGTTGACGGCGATGGTGCGGTCGAAGTCGGCGGTGGGGGTGTTCGACAGGTGCGGGTACCTGTCGTCGAGCACGCCGGCGTTCGCCACGAGGATGTGCGCCCCGGCGCCGAAGGCCGACTCGGCGGCGTCGAAGAGGGCGCGGACGCCCGCCTCGTCGGACACGTCGGCCTTGACGGCCACGGCGCGGGGGAGCtccgcggcgagcgcgtcggcCTCGGCGGAGCTGGACGCGTACCCGAGGACGAGGCTCGCGCCGAGCGCGGACAGGTGCGCCGCGATGCCGCGCCCGATGCCGCGCGACGCGCCCGTCACGATGGCCACGCGGCCGGCGAGGGGCTGGGACGCCGGTTGcgacgaagcggcggcggcgactgcggcggcggcggcggcggccattgtCCGCTCGACCTCGGCGTTATCAGTAGGTGTGCGGCGCTTGATTGCAGTGGTGGGGATGCCGAACTCTGTAGAAGAATCGTGATTTACTCCATTTAAAGGGAGGTTTAAATTGCTTTTGAAACATTCCTGAAATGAGCATAATTAAATTAAGAGCAATAAAATACAAAGAAGATTTAGATTCGTTTCCTTTTTCGTCACTGGCTATCTGCTCATCTTGTTGTATCTGATGATCTTATCTGAGGAGTACCAATTGTCCTAGAGCGAGAACTAGCCAGATGATGTGATTTTTTACCTGCTAAAATTGAGTGGAGGATAGCTGAGTACCAACAGCATTATACTCCCTCAGTTCCAGGTGTTTCAGGTTATAACACGTTTCaactttagtcaaagttaaactattttaaatttagctaagtttatagacaaatatagtaatatttataatactaaattagtttcatcaaatcaataattgaatatattttcataataaatttgtcttaggtgaaaatattactttttttttacaaacttggtcaaacttagagGTTATTTGGTTGGCATACCCACATTGCCAAAGCTTGCCATACTTCATTTAGCTAACATGCCTAACATGTGACCAACAAAATTGAAGCCACACTTCAACCATAGAAGAGCAAGCTTGCCACACTTTTATGTGCCAATGACAAGTGGGACTCACATCATGGTAAAGGAATCTTGCCATAAGTGTGGCACGAACTAAAAATAAATACCTAACTTTAGTTAAACTTGACTAACTTGAGTTGTGGCAATGTGAGGCAAATTGTGGTAATGAACTAAACAACCCCTAAAGCAGTTTAACTCTggccaaagttaaaacgtcttataacctaaaatggatggagtagtttgTTTTGGACTTTGATAATATTTTCTTTAAGCAACGCATTTTGTCTCCTTTCTTAAAAAGATTAAAGTAATACATATGGGTCTGGTCTGTAATTTAAAAGCTAAGGGTTTGTTTGGCAGCTCGAGAATCCCCCTGGATCCTAGCCCATTCCCGGAAAATTTTCAAAGGTGAATAACTTGTGTGGTTTGAAACCTATGGCCGGATCCACCTATTTCCACAAAGAATCATGCCTGACCCAAGGAAGCTGGGAACTATACCCTGTCCCCCAAGTCCGCAAGCGGTTTTGCCTTCGCCACCTCTCACTCTCGCCCTCATGTCGTTGAGACCATGACCGCCTCTCGCTTCTGCTGCATCTTGCTTGCGATTGTCGCGCGGCGTTCACCACTACCTTACTTGTCCAACGACCGCTTATCTTACCTCGGGTGGTCACTGTTTCTGTTACTAACCCCATCGAAACagtatatttgcaaatgaaaagtgATTTGtgaatataacttttatatacgttCTTAGCTATTTAAAagaaaaggctaaaaaataaatttcgattgaaaaacctcaaaatcagttttaaatttaaggttaaaagttcaaattttggctgacaagcataaacataagcgaaaagatgatgTATTTGACGCTTGCGTCTAGAGGAGATCTcgactatggctgtgtttggaACCCTATATTCCTAATCCCTCTCTATCGTATTCCGTGCGCACGtgtttcaaactgctaaacgatgtgtttttttataaaaagtttctatacaaaagttgcttaaaaaatcatattgatccatttttgaaaaaaaaattagctaatacttaattaattatgtccTAATAAATcgcttcgttttccgtgcgcataCACGTTGGGAAGAGATGATTCCGATTTCCGAACACAGCTATGTCCCTCCACTCACAAGCTCAACAGCGGCTATTCCTTCACTAGCTCAACGCTGGGCAACAATAGCTTCCGATGAAGCTGCTCCCACGGGCCACGGGCAGGGTATGCAAGAAGCCGCGAGATTTCTGCCATCATCGATGCAATCAAGGTGCGATTCTTCCACATGAAAGGATCGATTAAGGTATAGATATGGGTGAATAGGTGATTTAGAAGTTTAATGCAAAGAAGAAGCAAAAAGCTTGGTCAAATATTCTTATCTGTATCAGATTCAACAACAGCAAGAAAGATAAACACTGGAGTACTAGATTCAGTAACCGGTAAATAATTATGTGCATCGCCACATACTGTATTCGGAACTGCTGGTTCCAGCTCCTCGTCTCAGTTTTctacgcgcacgtttttcaaactgttaaacaatatgttttttaaaaaagtttatatacgaaagttgcttaaaaatcatattatctttttttttaaaaaaagctaatacttaattaattacgcgaTAATAGACTGTtccgttttccgcgcgcactcTCCGTATTGGGAACGTAGAGGAGAAGGCGTAGAAAGATTTCACTGAGACGTGAGGCCAAATTGTCCCAGATTTCAAATCATTGCCCGAGGGGTGATTTTAGTGCGagtacaatagcatgctataagtTAGCTGTATGCCCatatggaggagagaagagaagagagagaatgaaaGCGGGCTACTGATTTATACCCAACTACAGCACGGACTTTAATACGTTGTGTGTATAGgaggtgagaccatatattaatgatgtagtatatgtttatagataactattatatgaatgagctataAAATTGGCTacaaatgaattggagctagtagttgactgtactattaaacttgctcttataactTCGCTAAAATGTTCATAAAGATCCAAATCATTTCTAACCCTATTCTTTTGAGATTACACAAATACACTCCCTTTGCCACTCGCTGTATCCCTTTCTTTTCAGGCCCTAAACTTATATGCAATGTTCATGTCCATTTGATGATGCcactactttgtttttttttgaaacaaatgatgcCACTACTTTGAATTTTGATCCGAATTAGTAAAGCACATTTACGAATTTATACAATGTCCAGGACACTGCACAGCAACGCCTTACGGCCTACGGCTACGGCCCACTCATCTCGTACGTGGCAGTTTCCGGCCCGGCCCACGTGGCAAGCACCCGCGTCACGGCCATCAGCGACGCCATCGCCGAGGACGTGAGCATTGCCGGCCGCGACCCGCGGGAAGCATCagacgtcgccgccgaccgccgttGGCTCCGGTGACCTCGCCGACGTGACCCACTCGGCGGCGTCGATGCGGAGGAACCCGACCGCCGGCGCGATGTCGCGGATGCACAGgatcgcgccggcgccgcgcgtgTTCACGGAGAAGGTGCGGTCGAAGTCCGCCGCGGCGGTGTCCTCCCGCCAGGGTGGGGCTCTTCTCGTGGACCACGCCGGCGTTCGTTACAGCGAGGGCGATGTCAGCCTTGACGGCCACGGCGCGGCGAGCGAGCACGCCGGCCTCCGCAGCCCTGGACGCGCCGTGTAGCCGAGGACGAGGCTGGCGCCGAGCTCGATCGGTGAGGTGGATCGCGATGCCGCGCGACGCGTCGGTCACGATGGCCACGCTCCTGGCGAGCGGCTGCGCCGTCGAGCCGCGGCAATTGTTAGCTTGTGGAGGGGCCCTGACTTTTTTGGTGGCCCGGtgcggaaaaaaaattgaaggccCCATTCACCATAGAAATAcaagataatatttaaaaactcgTTGTCATTAATGAATTTCACActaataagtttaaaataccaaaaagaaatATCTCTAGATCATTTAAAACAATTTCTTCTAACAGTTCTAGATGCAAAATCAATGATGATAGTGTCAATAACAATCTCATCCAGCAGCCTCTTCTCAATGCACAAAGTAGCCTATCAGGCTTGGTACCATAGTATACATATTTTGgagggaaactattctaatccctcgaggtgATGTTCCCTCGTTTACTTAAAAACCATTTAAACAGTTAtgaaaattctggaaaaatttgacaacattcatacaacacatatatacaactccaaacaaaaatattaagtccaaactcaactcacaagtcgagatataaaaaagacaaattcagcgtatgaatagtaacgtactgtttatatctaaatttgtcttttttttttgtttctcgatgtgtagatcgaatttgaacttgaatttcGGTGaactagtaggtatcattatactctacattgtcaatttttttttagaatttttcataactatttgcatcgaatttggaagaaaaatatatacgaggggatattcccttgagggattagaatccactcccaaTTTTGGAGGCCCCTAATTTTTGAAGGCCCGGTGCGGTCACATTGTCCGCACTGGCCCAGGGCCGGCCCTGCAGTCACTGCACAGTACCtttatcactgacatgtgggtccaatgATCTccgagcccacatgtcagtgacaggCTCGGTGCAGTCGATTGCAAAGGATCATGATTCATGCGAGGGCGGTGTTTCGTGTTCCTGGATGTTctttcagcaaaaaaaaaaaaaaaatcttttgtgAACATTTTATTTATGCCCATTCAGTggaaatttgttcaaattctatggtgtttttttcaaaatttcagaatttgATCGAAATTGGAATTTCGGTCCCCAGATCCACAATGTTCAGATTGGTTCTGTATTTCTACTCAAGGATATCTCAAGATAGGAACATGGTAACCGCAGAACAATAATTCGCATCTTCACGGCTTTATTGATCTATAATTCTATATTATCAAATACAATGCTTTTATGGAGATGCATATTCAGGCTACAACCAGCAATAAGGTGCACATAATTTTTGTCTATACTGTCAAGGAACAACGCATAGGTAGCTTGCTCCAGCACCTCAGTAATTTACAGTTGCTTTGATAGCGTCCAGGACCTGTGAAAGATTTGTATCAGAGCTGCAAACCAATCATAATGCACTCAAAGATCGATGATTAGGCCATTCATTCACCATTACCTTGTTCTTTGTGGGCATGTAAAATGTTTCATAAACAAGAGGGAAAGGAGTGTCCAGGCCGCATACTCTTGCGACGGGCGCTTCTAACTGGAACAAAACAATTAAGGAATATGGCCACATGAGATTCAAGATTATGATGTAACCAAGAATTGGTTTTTGTGGTTCAGAGAGTTGGGAAGATCAGGTACCCTTTGGAAACAGCGCTCGGTGATGGATGCGGCAATTTCTGCACCAAACCCTCCGGTGATTGGAGCCTCATGGCTAACCTGGGATAGTATTTCAGGTTTCAGATATGAATTGATAGCGATGATGGAACAAAAAGCAAGCGCAAAGCGCTACTTACAAGAAGTTTTCCTGTCTTGCTGACAGAGGCCTCTACTGTTTCTTTGTCCCATGGAATCAGTGTTCTTAGATCTATGAGCTCACAAGATATTCCATCCTATCATAAATTTATGTCAGCAAtagattttatataaaaaaacaaacgagTACGATTTgaagtttctttgcttgttcctGAATTGTGAATGGTATGAACAACAATAACTACTCTTTGCAATTATCATAATTTCAGGATGATCAGTTGTAGTCAACATGTAGATTATTTGTTGAGTATGATGGGTAAATGAATTCTAAACATCTAATCCTCCTGTGCTTTCTACCATTACCCACAGAATGCGCTTCATATATAAtcagagcccccccccccccccggcccccgggttttcttcttcctctccctcttttccccctctcctccctcacatGTCCATGGAGTCCGCGCCCCCAcgctggctccgccactgtaTATAATCATGTAGTTTAACAAACTACCTTTCAAATTCTGATATAAACTAGAGAAGGATATTCAGTTATGTTTGGATTTCATTGAACCTATAACAATGTAGCATGACATACATTCCACTTTGGCAGCATAAACTTAATCTTGCATTTAAGATTGCATGTTAGCTGACCTTTGCTGCATCTTCGCATGCTTCTTCCAGTACTGCAAGTTGAGCTCCCCAACCAATTAGTGTTATATCACTTCCTTTACGAATCACCTACAAGCATGTAAATCAATATATATGCAGTATGGTTTCTCCATGACCATAACGATAATTGAAGAAAGATGTGCTCACCTCTGCCTCAGACAAGGGCAGCATATAATCCTCCTCTGGAACTTCTTCAACAGCCAAACGGTACAACCACTACAGAAAGAGTGGAACTTGTTGTAAAAGACTTGATCATTTTCTTTTAAGTAATGTTTCAGTACTTTACAGGAGCGATTCTCACTCCGTCGTGTGATTATTCTAGCATATCTTTATCCATTGAGGatcttttttgaatttttttttcctgtaccTTTGGCTCAAAAAATACAACTGGATTTGGGTCTCTAATGCTTGCCAACAACAATCCCTTGGCTTCACGTGGACTTCGAGGTATGATTACCTGAAATTTGTCTTTCATTAGTTTGCAGGAAAATAACCATAAATTCCTATGTAAACCATTTGAACTACCCAACCCAAACAAGCTAGTTGGTCCTGAGATCAAATCAAGGAGCGGGCTGCACTGGAAGCAATTTACCTTTCAGAGTACCAGTTCAACTTTTAATTGCAATATGCATGCCTTGCAGCTAGAGTGTATAAATGTTCGGTACAATACCAATTAGGTCTCTTCTTGAACaacttaatttgatattttactgTGAAAGGATGGAGGGTCATGAAGAAAGTACGCTGAAGGCACAAACTTAACCTTGAGTCCAGGAACATGACAAAAGAAAGCCTCTGGTGACTGTGAATGGTAGTGACCACCATGACCGACAGCACCATAAGGTGATCGAATCGTTAATCCTACAAAACATGGATACAATCATGAAAATTTCTTCACAGACTACAGAATATTGAATGCTCAGATGTTTGACAAACCAACCTCCACAGTTAAATTCATTTCCACTCCGGTATCTAAATTTAGCTGCTTCATTAACAATCTGTACCAGTAGTTGTATGTATAAGTATGTTGGCACAAAACATTGATCAAGGCTATACAAATGCAGTCACCATGGAAACAAAATAGATTGAAATGTACTGTGCCAGTTGcagatttttttaagaattaaaactgTGACAATAAATGGATTTAAAGAATCGAAGCACTTCCTGCTAAGGGAAGCAATAGCATGTGGTAGTGCCATACAACAAAACGAATATTTCATAAGTTCCTTCATATTGTTAGCACTATGGGAGTAAAGAAATAACGCATTTTTAGAGACATGAAGCAGTATATAGGTAAAGAGAATTTTCAATAAAACCGGAGGCATGCCTGATCAAAAGCTGGAAAGATATAATCCGCGAACTGGATCTCAGCAATAGCTCTATTACCCTGCATGATGaagaaaatcagaaaaaaaaaatactactagaTATTATTTGGCggttatatttttattcttttccaTCCCAAAACTGGTAATTGACAATAAAGAATAATAAGAAGCGTTGTACAATTCAATTTTGTCGCTTGCTCACCATTGCTGCTAGACCAACGGCAAATCCAGCAATTCCCTGTTAAGAAGAGTCAGGTAAAGTGATGATGAACCAATGATATAACAAAACTAGTGCCAAGCATAGCAAACTGACAATCCTGAAAATTCATATGGTACACCTCCTATTGTAACAAAAGTTTCAGCAAGAAGCTCAGCAGAGACTCACCTGTTCACACAACGGCGTATTGAAAACTCTATTCCTGCCAAACCGATCAGCGAGCCCTGTTGTGCAGCGGAAGACACCACCGAAACCCACATCTTCCCCGAAGACATAAGAGCTATAATATGAAAACTTATCTTTATTTGATCATACTGCATGCATATTCCGCTGTCTCAAATGAAATGGAATTTCGAAAATTAATTTAGGTGCAAGGATCAGATATTTTTCATTGTATATCATGTCTCTTACACTAGCGTATTAGCTTCTGAAACGCACAAGAACCAGTAATGCAACATTCCTTATTTCATCTCAGGgaccaaaatttagcattgaCAACTTATCCTATGTTACATGGCACAAAACAACCCTGCACCCTTATCCTAcatatctgaactctgaattccCAACATGCAGTCACATCACTCAGAATCCCTACCAATTATCAAGCCTTAGAACATCAATCAGACAGCTAAGTGGAGCAAGAACTAGAACATATCCGTTTCTTTAATAGAAATGGGAGAGGGCCTCTCTTCTATGAAAGAAAAAGTGGAGCAAGAACTGAACAGAGACTGAAACTGAAGAACTGAACCACAAACACCATccattctgatttctgaacaaACTGACAGGGCGGCTCACCGCGGGTCGGTGTCGAGGGCGATGTGGAGCGCCTGGTTGATGGCCGTGAACAGGTTCACCTCCttccccgctcctcctcccaccttcccctccgccacccccgccgccgccgccgccgccgcgtcgccggagaagcatctcctcctcccaatccccgccgccgccgctatccTGATCTCCCTCAAAGACTTCGCCGCCATGAACGGAAATCTCGCGAATCGATCAGGCTCAGCTCgaagtaggtggagaaattCTCGTCACGGGCTCACGCTGCTCAGCTGGGAGTGACGTGGAGAGATTAGTGATAAGAACACGAGGGGTTAACACGTGTGTGAGAGAGCCGTGCCGGACTCCATATCCGGGAAGCGTGGAGGATCCGAGACCCGTTAACACCTCTCGCGGCGCGGTCGCGCCAGCCATTGGCCAATTGTCGCATACCGGGTCGGGTTAGCAGATAAAGTGGATGCATGGACCCGATAACGTTGTTGTTTTCATTTGTTTGTACTTTTTTTATTCACATGGAAAATGGCTGGACAAATGTGAAATgttctactcccttcgttttaaaTTATAAGACATTtcgactttggtcaaaattaaactatttcaagtttgactaagtttataaatcGATATAGTAATACTTATAATACTAAacagtttcatcaaatcaataattgaatatatttttataataaatttgtcttgggttgaaaatattattacaaacttagttaaacttaaagtagtttagCTTTAACTacagttaaaacgtcttataagcTGAGGAGTGGGTGTCTTGTGATTCACGTTTCTGTCTCTTCTTGTTCTATAAAATTattgttgtttatttttctatttgcaTTTTGGATCCTGTGGAGTGTGGACCATGATTGGATGGTTCTTGATTCATTTGGGTATATGCAGTCTTGGAGTAGTAGATGCCTCGCAAGATAGCAACATATACCTCGGCCATAGCACTTGAATTCAAGACATTTTGccttctcatatttttttagtttgaaaaGGTACATGCATTTTACATTACAGAGTAtcattaatatttttaagtttcaTTTTCCTCGTTAATTTTAGTGCTCAAAGCCTCGTTGAGTAGCCACAAGTTATCTACATGGAAGGCAAGTTAATATCCGCCTAAATAGTAAAATTTGCTAGATTGAAATTAAGGATTTTATCCTCGTGGCCCAAACGGCTGTGAACTTAGGCGTGTTCGATTGCGGGGTTGGAACCCCTCCCCGTTCCACAGCACGCAAAACGAAACAGTAATTttgcgcatgattaattaaatattaacttaaaaaaccttaaaaagacaactttcctatatatttttttagaaaatacatGTTAGTGGTTAGGAAAGCGTACGCGCGAAAAACAAGAGATTAAagttagaaaattaaaaaaaaacacaacctaAACACACAAAACATAACTAtccattaacatatgattaaatattagctttaaaaaaactttaaaaaatggaCTAACATGATTTATtcactttcctatagaa is a genomic window of Oryza glaberrima chromosome 7, OglaRS2, whole genome shotgun sequence containing:
- the LOC127780884 gene encoding NADPH-dependent aldehyde reductase-like protein, chloroplastic, with the protein product MAAAAAAAVAAAASSQPASQPLAGRVAIVTGASRGIGRGIAAHLSALGASLVLGYASSSAEADALAAELPRAVAVKADVSDEAGVRALFDAAESAFGAGAHILVANAGVLDDRYPHLSNTPTADFDRTIAVNLRGAFLCLREAANRLPRGGRIVAITSSVVASLPPGYSAYTASKAAVEAMVRTMAKELKGTGITANCVAPGPVATDMFFAGKDEAWVKRTVDANPTGRLGDPGDIAAMVGFLCTDAAEWTNGQVIRVNGGYVS
- the LOC127780882 gene encoding 2-oxoisovalerate dehydrogenase subunit beta 1, mitochondrial, producing the protein MAAKSLREIRIAAAAGIGRRRCFSGDAAAAAAAGVAEGKVGGGAGKEVNLFTAINQALHIALDTDPRSYVFGEDVGFGGVFRCTTGLADRFGRNRVFNTPLCEQGIAGFAVGLAAMGNRAIAEIQFADYIFPAFDQIVNEAAKFRYRSGNEFNCGGLTIRSPYGAVGHGGHYHSQSPEAFFCHVPGLKVIIPRSPREAKGLLLASIRDPNPVVFFEPKWLYRLAVEEVPEEDYMLPLSEAEVIRKGSDITLIGWGAQLAVLEEACEDAAKDGISCELIDLRTLIPWDKETVEASVSKTGKLLVSHEAPITGGFGAEIAASITERCFQRLEAPVARVCGLDTPFPLVYETFYMPTKNKVLDAIKATVNY